The sequence below is a genomic window from Ostrinia nubilalis chromosome Z, ilOstNubi1.1, whole genome shotgun sequence.
TCCGTGCTATTGCCATTTGCCCCATATCTATCATAGCTATCTTCGGCTACCATAGCATCAAAATATGCCAAATTGTTTCTCTGCCTGTCTTACGTGGGTGTCTACGCAAGTAGGTAGACGACCCGGTATGAAATGTTGGGGGGTACctacattttgaacaaaaaaaaattaaaatgaaaaatcaaGTAAAAATAATGTCACATTCACGTCAATCGGACCGAGCAGAACTTATTAAAAAATCTAGAAAACTGCAATTCCCTGCTCGCTCCTCGCTGTTTTCCGCTAACCTGTAACTACTGCaccccttctatgatctgagtactGCACCTACCTATTCGGCAGATACAAAGCTTACTCTTGTGAAAGACAGCCTCTTGATTCTAGTATTGCTGCTAATTTTATTTAGACAAGATCTTACTGTTTTGACGCCAAAGAAAATTGTGTCAAATAAAACACCATTCTAATCAGAGTAGGCACTtagctttttttaaaaacaattgctTAATATAACAAAATATCGAACTATATCTTTCTAAATAGTTtattaatactaaaaaaattagaCACGTTGAAAAGCGGTGTTGTGTCGCGGAGTTGGCCGCGATGAAAGCGTCCCACTGGTGGTTGAGCGCGGGGGACAGGGCGTGAGCGGGGAAGGTGGGGGGCAGGCGCGTGGTGGGGCTGCCGGGGACGTCGGGAACGGCGGGGACGCCTGGGACGCCGGGGACGCCTGGGACGCCGGGGCCGCCCGCGTCCTTGCGCTGGCGCCTGGCCCCGAGCAGCGCGGTCAGCTCACGCTCAGCGACGTTTGTTGCCGTGCTCCATTGCGGTTCCATTACTAAGGCAAAATATTAATGTGAaagtaaagattttttttatacctacacccactataaataaatttatgattTTCTGTGTGATTTAGCAAATAAatcaataggtacataataatattttttcataataaatggAATTCTCGTGTCACACAAACTTCTCCACAAGAGCTGTAGCTGTAGTAAGTAGGTCTGAGATAAAACGTAAACTACTTATTTCACATACTTCCAGAAGGATTTTTCACGCGTAGGAAGTCGCTAGCAAAGCTATAGGttatacatacagtgtgagtcacgttaaagtgtacatatgaaaatagatgaaactagacctatttttttttatcgacaaaaaagaggccaaaaaatttttgcgatttttttttaattttttatagatttttttttcttccaattacttattgtaaagaaaacgtaataacttttaaaataagcagtatatcctgataaaataaaaacagtaataatgctaaataacaggcaatactataaaaatacataaagtacacaaaaaatgccagcaaataataaaaaatgatactttatgaaaaaaatctgcttttaaattcgtgtttttttggttatttgataaatttctccaaaaaatgcccctataacaggtggtttttattactttttattattctctatcgtattatctttgtaaaaccaaaaattgcatgtctctatccctatcacaacatttgctatgatcgtttgaacaaaggcctgccacaacattattctccgctacaggtagagacaattttaattataactaaaatgcttattttacttcgaaatcttttgtttttatttgaaactagctgacccggcgaacttcgtaccgccttagcgtagagattttctttatatttttttccgtaaaaaccttgtacagagtattagaaaactacaaaaaaaaaaaacagctaaatcggtcaagccgttttcatgttatgtcgtgacaacggaaaacgggtttcatttttatatatttagatctaacttgtctttatcaaaattacaaatctagagccattttcagtttcgttgttaacgaagcgttgaatggcgcgcccggagaggcttagttcaaacgatcattgcaaacgttgtgatagggatagagacatgcgatttttggttttacgaaggtaatacaatagagaataatacaaagtaataaaaaccactggttataggggcattttttggagaaatttatcaaataaccaaaaaaacacgaatttaaaagcagatttttttcaaaaagtatcgttttttattatttgttagcattttttgtgtattttatgtatttttatagtattgcctgttatttagcattattactgtttttattttattaggatatactgcttagtttaaaagttattacggtttctttacaataagtaattggaagaaaaaaatatctataaaaaattaaaaaaaaatcgcaaaaattttttgacctcttttttgtcgataaaaataggtctagtttcatctattttcatatgtacactttaacgtgactcacactgtatataatgTCGGCCAGGTGCAAGTGACCGCCCGAAATATTCTAGGTATTTACCTAtcgagaaaaaaaaacttgtttttggGCGGTCACTTGCACCTGCACGACCTAGtacagggatggcgaaccaatggcacgaaattcacaataaaataaaatagtaaataatgtgtttttaaTTAGGGCTATCGTATTTGCTCTCGTCAGTTAGTGCCAcggtagagtaaggtcctgtcactcgccAATGGCGCAACTTGTACTATACCCCTCATTGATAGCATCAGGTGTTATTTGATGGCACGTCTATGATTACAATACATCAAACCTTTTTTTAGgaaggttcgccatccctgacTTAGTATATCCTCTAATTTGTATTGTTAGTTTGCAATGTTTTAGTAATAAAACAAAGTATTAATATCTTTAAATGTTATACTTCATTTAGTAAATAAGTTTTGGAGGtagaaaaaaacaaattacataaaacatTACCTACACAACGAACACAATGATACACAAATACATATATAATATTGTTAAAAGTCGAGCTTAACCACTTTCACTACCGAATTATGATAATCACTTGAAAAAGTACAGTTGTAAACAAATGTGCGTCACGGTCAAGGCGCACCGAGCTGACCGCGTCCAGCAGGGACATGTCGATGTAGTCGCACACGAGGTCGTCCCAGTTGTCGGTGAGCTCGTGGATGTTCTTGGCGTTGGCCACCAGCTTGTGGCGCATCAGGCGCTTGACCTGGTCCAGGCGCGCGGGCGAGTCGGCGAACACGGCCTGCGCGCGCATCCACGGCTCGGCCGACGACGGCGGCTCCACCATCACCAGCGTCGGCAGCTTGTGCGTCACCTGCAGCAGCACCGGCGGCTTCTTCGTCGCCGTGTCCAGGTTCATGCTCTCCTTCCGTTGCGCCTTCTTCAGAATCGATAACCTTGACTTTTCGGCTAACGACATTTCTTTAGAGATGTTTGCGGTTTTAGCTGTAGTTGATGAGGTTGTGACGGTCGTTGTCGTTGTCGTGGAGGTAGGGTGTGACTCGGTGGGGGGAGGCTCGGTGGTGGTGCGCTTGGCCGGCGACGGCGGCAAAAATATGCGGCGGTTGGACAAGTAGTCTTCTAGAGACCGCGTTGACAGCTTCAGACTCTCTTCCGTCACTGAGCACACAATATAAGCCACAGGTTAGCAACCGCACTATCACACTGTCTGTCACTGATTCGATGAGATTTTCaataaacacaaattattataaagaccccctaatattactttaattttaccTGTCGGTCTAGATGTAACTTTTTGTAAAACTGAACCACTTATCTACTAaaggtacaaaataaattgcCCGTGATGAAAATCCATTCGTCATTTATGTTGCTTCAAGCAGGATTCGAACCCGTTACCAAAATGCGAAGGTTACAAGATGAAAGTAAAAAATAACTAGTTGTTTAATAGGTAATACATCTTTCATACCTGTCGTCCGTCGCAACAGTGATggcaattttttcttaatattcaTTACTCTCTTCATGTCGTAGTAGTCGCCGCTGTAGTCATCATAGCCCTTAGACTTCCCCTTGGCCTTTTCTCCTTGTAGAATGGGTTCGTCCTCGTCTGACGGCTCTCGAGGGCCGGGCATGGCGTCGTCCGGGGGCCGCCGGCGCATGAGGCGCTCGCTCAGCGGCCCCGGCCCCGGCGCGCGGCCCATCCCCGGAAGCATCCACCGATCGACATCAGAATCAGATTTAGCGGATTCTTCACCATCCTCTTTTTTTAGCTGCCTATCTCTAGGTTTTCTTCGCACCACTCTCTCACCGCCCGCTCTGTGAGCATATCGATCTTCCTCAAAGCTTTTTCTCTTATCATTTCGAAAGTCTTTATCTATTTGTAACTCCTCTTCAGTATCGCTGTCGTCGTTCCTGATTTTGTGATTTTCAGAATATTTTGGCAACTCATCGTCGTGCCGCTCAAATTTCCGACTTTTGAGGCGAGTGTGGTGTTTTGTGAAACGGTTACTGGACCTTGGTTTGGGGAAATCGTCATCGGGATCGAACCGGTCCGCGGGATCCGTGTGGATGTCGTCTACGGCTCGACTCTTTTTGTGTCTTCTAGCCGGTCGGTGCTGCCAAGATTCAGCCTCGTCGACTTCTTTCCCAGGTGGTGATTCTGTTTTACCTGTAACAATATTTGAAATAATTCTTCTATCAGATTTACTAAGTCATAGCGTATAAAATGGTAGGTAACAGGACGTACATCTCCTGGCTCACAATCAGCCTTACTTtagttataggtaggtacaataggTACTTTACTAGCGTCAGATGTGTCTAACAGCGCTGTTGTGTCAAACGTACCAATCTGTGAGTTCGAAGGGTCTTCCTCGTACTTGTAGTCGAGCGCGGCGGGCGCATCCGGCGAGTGCCCGCGGTAGTCGTCGGGCTCGGGCGCGGGCCCGTGCTCGCGCGCGTCGTAGTCGCCGCCGCCGTACTGCGGCATGCGCGCGCCCGAGTAGTCGCCgtagcgcgccgccgccgcgcccgcgcacgccGCGCACGCCAGCGCCACCAGCAGCGCCCGCGCCATGCCTCCTCCGCGACCGCGCCCGCCACGCACTCGCTAACACGCAGCAACAGCACGTTCACTGTGCGATCTTCCGTTACAATTTTGCGACATAATTCTTGAACAGTGACCAACAGTGACTACGAATTTGACATTGATAGGTTGTTTTCATTGTTGCTGACATTTTTCGTGGTGTGTTCAAACATAAAGGTGGTACTTGTGTGCTTGCCAGTGAGAGCTGAAGTGgatttagttattaaaaaagtaattcGTGTTCTtatctataaaaataatgttaaattatAGGAATTTTCTAGATAATTTGAACATATAAAAATGTAACTgaaaaaataatacaactgCAAAATAATGATGTATCTGTCCACtcacaaaattataaaaaatgtaaGACTGACACGAAtgtcataaaaatctaaaatcaatCAAGCAACATGAAACCCGCATCcgtttctaaaataaacaatGAAAATTCCAGTGCCAACAATTTTTTGAATTTCAATAATGTGTGAAAGCCCCCCATTTTCTACCAGTGTCTACAATGATAAAGTAACAGACCTTGCGTTGACGTAATGAGCGAGAAAAAAAAAGGCAATGATAAAGAGGAAGAGGACTGTAGCTGCTACGCGGAGTCGCGAACCAAAAAAACTTGCCCGCCCATCAGAAACGTGACGCACCCGCTAGTAAGCACTGCTGCGGTCGCTGAAGAAGCAATAATATTCATACACTCAAGCGACTCTGCATTCACTGATGCCtggatttttttctttcagcGCTACTATGAATTCACTCAAGATGAGATCAAAGCTTTGGAGGAATGCGACAGGGAGAGCTTCTACAGACGCTGCGTGCCATTCAGCTCGGCATTCGCCACTGCAACGTACGCTGCTATAAAGACAGGTGAGTCCTTGCACACTCTGAAGGAAGACTGGTAGGGACGCCACGAAAACCTTCATAGAAGTAAGCACCTGTCAGTTGATTTTTGTTTGATTGTTTTGGTGACGTTCCCGCCTTCCTTCTTACTTCTATGAATGTTTTCTTTTAGGGCACCTGGCTCGGCACCCGCACTTTGGCGTGTTCCCGAAGGTGCTTACGGCAGCGCTGCTGGGTCACGTGGTGGGCCGGCTGTCGTACTCGCCCGACTGCGACGCGCGCCTTCGCGACCTGCCGGGCGGCAGCCGCCTCGGCGACCTGATGAGGCAGTACCACGCGGCCAACAACCCTCCGCCAGACCCAAAAAAACGCTGACCTCATCAATCTAGTGATTTGTTTGAATACAATAAAGAAGTCGTTGTTATTGACATGGTGTTCATTGTCCTTCCTTTCACTTaaattggcgtatctggggttctTTTTCGGGGTGGGCCTGGCCCCTAATAATATGATTACACACCACTCTCCTCTCTAGTATGATCACGATGGTATCTTAATTTTTACTGCAAATGTACCTAACTAcctacattaatattatttgaGTTGATAAGTGATTTCTTGGCGGGAATGTGAAACAGTtagcagttttgttttattttctgaaattcgCGTTTAgacgactattaatgtgtaataatggtggattattaaccattaattGTTCGTGAATGTGCACGAGTGTGGGCACATGAGATTCTTCGGATTCTCTCAAGTGCATAGTCCATAATTAAGTcttgaagactagagtgtacaaccaatgtgtgttaccagtgatgacttatggttcggaaacgtggcctctcattataggccttatacagaagctcaaagttgcacagcgtgctatggagagggctatgctcggtgtttctttacgagatcgaatcagaaatggggagatccgtaaacgaactaaagtcgctgacatagcccgacggattagcaagctgaagtggcaaggggcagggcacatagtactcagaactgacggccgatggggcagcaaggttcttaGCAGTTCTcagagtggaggccgcgtaccggaaaacgcagcgtgtgacgtccacccacaaggtggactgacgacatcataaaggtagcaggaaagcgctggacgcaggccgctaccaaccgggtaacatggaaagcattgggggaggcctatgttcagcagtggacgtcctatggctgagatgatgatgatgatgagtccataatatattattatgaagtctcagtaaagcaccacaactttactgagactcaaagtgTGGGAAGGGTGTgaatccttcattatatcattcaATTAACCCAAGTCCCATCCCACTTTTGGTCCCATTTTGTAACTCGACTTGCTTgaaacttgaaaatggcacaaatcaagtcggccTCAACGTGTATTGCTTATAAAAATTTactactacggaaccctaaaaaaagaACAAGAAGAAGtactattgtatttttaaagaaataacaGTTATGGATAACTGTGATAAAAATCTTCACACGTCGCGAACCTAGtcaaaaaaaagtaaattgtcattACATAACGTCATGTGAGTgaatgtcaatgtcaaaaaaGATGACTGATCATAATCGTTgaggtttataaatattttttacgagCTGAGACTGTTTTTGTGACCGATATTGATGAAGTAAGATCAGAATGAATGAGCCGAGTGCGTTTGGTTACCAGGAGGATGGGCAGCTTCAACAAGTTCCGATCCCAGGCGGTCAGGTAAACCCGGTAAGGTTATTTTTATGCGTTGTTGTGCTTGGAATCTTTGATTTCCTGCAGAGCAGGCGATATTATGGACTGAATGAACGTTTCCTTTTTGTTCTGGAACAATTATTGACGATTGATTACCTCCCAAAAGTTCTGACGTCATTATTTTATCAGACACTGAGGTTAATGTCctgtttatttgtttaccaaTTATAACCTTACCAAAACTTGTTGTGGAAGTTCAGTCCAGCGTCTGTGTAGTTGTGGTGGATGCTAACGGCTGTGTCGTAGGCGCAGTACAAGTTCTCTGCGGACGAGCTGCGCGTGCTGGGCGAGTGCAACCGCGAGAGCTTCTTCCAACGCTCGCTGCCGCTGGGCACGCTGCTGGGGCTGGGCACGTGGAGCGCCGTGCAGAGCGGTGAGTGCCGCGGTACAGAGGAGACTGGTGTGTGGCCCCCTTTGCAATCCCTTCAGTCAAATTCTATGTTCATCGGTCAAGCTCAAGCTATAGATCGTAGCTACATGAAAATGCAGCTTAATGAAACTAGGGGTTTATCTATTTTGTAAGTAATTGTGgatgtagtacctacctagacaaaaaatatttggtaaATGAGAGTAGTATAAGGAAAAAAGTGTTTATAATGATTAAAGTACTACATATTAGGTGGACACCAAATGTTGTGATAGATTTTATCAgtaaaactagctgtgcccgcgactccATACTAGGAAACTGCTGCATACATTAGTAAACcttctagactgcatcccacttaacaccaggtaccTACCAggaaatacctgccttgttatgcataaaaaaaactttagcaCCATTATGAATATTTCCCTGGTATCTTTTATACTTCCTTCCAAGGGTAATCATAGCTATCATTTAAACTAGCTAAATCTACCATTCAAGTTTTGTTAAACATTTAACATAGtaagtaattttaatgtttcaggACATCTCCGAGCAAATCCAAGGTTTGGTGCCTTCCCCAAATTAACGCTGGCCGTGGTGGTGGGCTACTTCCTCGGCAAGCTCTCGTACCAGTCAGCATGCGCCGACAAACTGATGGCCCTGCCCGGCAGCTACATCGGACAGCTGCTGCGGGATAGAAGGGATGGAAAAATTGGGGGGTATGATGAAATTACTtttaacttttgttttattctcACAGCAAATAATATCATCCCCTTTCCTACTTAAGATATTAGATTTTTTGCTCTAtttttacccaactgcgccagaaggagggttatgtttttgaatGAGTTCTGTTGAGATTTTAAGGTTTAGACTAAATTCAGATAGTCGGGCGCTGACGCGCGTACCTTCATATACGTGCAATCATGTCAATTGtcataatgtaatatttttacgCGAGTGAGTTCTCTTCAG
It includes:
- the LOC135086598 gene encoding DNA ligase 1-like — encoded protein: MARALLVALACAACAGAAAARYGDYSGARMPQYGGGDYDAREHGPAPEPDDYRGHSPDAPAALDYKYEEDPSNSQIGKTESPPGKEVDEAESWQHRPARRHKKSRAVDDIHTDPADRFDPDDDFPKPRSSNRFTKHHTRLKSRKFERHDDELPKYSENHKIRNDDSDTEEELQIDKDFRNDKRKSFEEDRYAHRAGGERVVRRKPRDRQLKKEDGEESAKSDSDVDRWMLPGMGRAPGPGPLSERLMRRRPPDDAMPGPREPSDEDEPILQGEKAKGKSKGYDDYSGDYYDMKRVMNIKKKLPSLLRRTTVTEESLKLSTRSLEDYLSNRRIFLPPSPAKRTTTEPPPTESHPTSTTTTTTVTTSSTTAKTANISKEMSLAEKSRLSILKKAQRKESMNLDTATKKPPVLLQVTHKLPTLVMVEPPSSAEPWMRAQAVFADSPARLDQVKRLMRHKLVANAKNIHELTDNWDDLVCDYIDMSLLDAVSSVRLDRDAHLFTTVLFQVIIIIR
- the LOC135086829 gene encoding OCIA domain-containing protein 1 isoform X1, which gives rise to MSEKKKGNDKEEEDCSCYAESRTKKTCPPIRNVTHPLRYYEFTQDEIKALEECDRESFYRRCVPFSSAFATATYAAIKTGHLRANPRFGAFPKLTLAVVVGYFLGKLSYQSACADKLMALPGSYIGQLLRDRRDGKIGGASQPRQATTMFGASPGDIYSDAGPGSSLDLDTDRPIFSDDTYRPDNEGPSAAPLPPRPALSYDDLRRQNRGQHTDARQDPYKMDQNVLPPITRPAPRPAAPHTNKYGDAME
- the LOC135086829 gene encoding OCIA domain-containing protein 1 isoform X2, which codes for MNEPSAFGYQEDGQLQQVPIPGGQVNPAQYKFSADELRVLGECNRESFFQRSLPLGTLLGLGTWSAVQSGHLRANPRFGAFPKLTLAVVVGYFLGKLSYQSACADKLMALPGSYIGQLLRDRRDGKIGGASQPRQATTMFGASPGDIYSDAGPGSSLDLDTDRPIFSDDTYRPDNEGPSAAPLPPRPALSYDDLRRQNRGQHTDARQDPYKMDQNVLPPITRPAPRPAAPHTNKYGDAME